Genomic segment of Oncorhynchus tshawytscha isolate Ot180627B linkage group LG28, Otsh_v2.0, whole genome shotgun sequence:
CCGGTCTTCATCATGGCCTGGTGGGCCGCACTGAAAAGTTGATATAGCGTCAAAATTTGCTAACATTGTCCTCAATCCATCATTTTTGGAATTGTCAATGCTCCCTAATTATCTAGctttaatttgtttgttttttattagCGAGCTAGACAGTCATAAAACTGTATGAATGTAAAGGTCCTTTATAATAATTTAAaattggttttagtcattttaaagtatatgGAGTTTGTTCCCCCcaactatttaaaaaatatatacttattttTCCTCAAACCCCCCCGGGCCGTATGTTTGACACCACTgcattaacacacacatctcCCATTGTGCATACGCTTCCATATTTTCTCCACCACATAGGCCTACTAGCTGTCATACAGTCAGTCTTTGCTCTATTGTCCTGTAATTTTGCATTGCATTCTTCCAAAATGAAAcacattgaaataaataaataaaacatctcttTCATGAGATCACTCCAATGAAAGCCTCATCATTGTCCCCATCTCCCTCTGGACTATCACATGTGGATATGATTCCTAGACCTAGCTCTGCCAGCTCATCACACCCCATGGCTGTCGTCACCATGATTTTGTTATCCAGGCGGTTGCATAAAGTTCTATAAGATGGCAGGGGGTAGCCTAACTCCCGGAGGAATTCATAACCCTTGCCACCGACCGCACATCGGATCTTACGGGCCTTCAGCACTGTCTCGTGGGACCACACAGCTCTCCGGGAACGCTTGGTCAGTGTCAGGGCGCGGATCTGGTCTTCATACAGAAATGTCTGGAGGCCCCTCTCTATTCTGTCCAGTCTGAACATCCGCTTTTTCATTTCCTCTACCTACACAAAAGAAGAGAACATACATGTTGAAGTGTTGTCTTTTCAAAGATTTTCACAAAACTGTGTTGTTCTTACCTGTAAAATCATTCTAATAACTAAAAGACTGAAGGGTCCATTGCATAATTGCTCATAACAATAAACTTCCAATGAAAAAGTTTGAATGGAGAAAGTTGTTTTATCTAATGAGGCAATAGTTTGAAATTGTTGAGAAAAAGGAGCTACCACCACACCTCTTTCTGTAATCTGGCTGTGTGTTGCATTTCTTGTTCCAGCAGTGTTCTGTAATGTTGACAATGGATGCAGGGACGTTCCTCTGCCTTGTGTAGTTCATCAGCATCATCTTCCTCCATGCCCAGAGTTGTTTTCCTTCGTGCGTAGCCATGATCCCCCACATTGAGATCCCTCTCCACTAGATAGACAGAGCATTAACAACACATTTGACTCAGTCATTTGATCCACTGTTACGATCAGGAATGAACAGTTGTGTGTTAGATCAACAGGACCAACATTTGCATTAGGCTTCTATCTGACAAATTGTGTGCTATCTGGTAATCTATCAATAtttaatttcacttttgttaatGTGATTTcgaaataaataaaaagttaaGTTACCTGGCTCTGGCTTGAGTGGTAGCACTATCTGTGGGGTTACGGGAAAAGGTGGATCTCGCACATTGAAAAGAGTGGGGACGGCATTTGGTTTCAGCTTCTTTCCCCCTGCTGGCGACCTGGCGATTTCTTCAAACTGACTCAGCTCAAAATGGTCCTGCGAGAAGACATAGCTGTATgattaacgttagctggctacatACATATCGATGTATTTTCTCTTGGTGCATTATATTGCACTAAAATCAACTAATAACGTTATGATATTAAATGTGTTGGCAAACTTGTCAACATGTTTTGTCCTAATTTGGAGTTAGGAAACTGTTCACTGATggacctagctagccagccatTAATGTTAGCCACCCATAAAAAACTTGCCTGACACAGTCTGGAATGTGGAGTTGGTAAAAAATTACGCCGGCAGTTTACAAGCCATTTCTTCTTACGTATAGGCTCTTTTGGAAAACGAAACAGTTGCTTCCCAATTGTTGTTGAGTTTGAGCAATTTGGAGCGGAGCACCCACCCATATCTAGCGAGCTAACAAGTCAAAACAGCTAAatatagctagcaagctaaccatCAGCCAGTGTTGTTGGCAATGCAATCGAACGACACAGCTAACTAGCATGTAGCTTGGTGAGGCTAATGCTACCAGAACGTTACACTTGTTCTCATAGGAAACAAAACACCAAATACAGAATGTGGTGAAACATGATCTCATCCCAACCATTAACAAAAAGATTAAGCGATGCCGAAAAAATATTAAATTGCAAAGAAAGTAAATTCCGACTGTTTGAGCCAAAATGGCGCATTTGCCCCAACGGTTGTTTGCTGGCGTCACCGGTATGCGTTATCCAAGTAACTGCCTGCTTCAAATGTTTTTTCAAgagaagtaaatacaatatctCACGCATTAAAATAAGAATTATGGTGACTAAGAAAAAACACTATTATTAGTCGAAATTGTCCTCATATTGAAAATTAAGTGATTACAGAAAggtaaaaacaaatattttccaaAAAAACGGTCCTCGCGTACTGGGGTCCTTTGTGTGTTGACGGAAAATCTGAGAGGGCCTATTCAGACCACTTTAGAATATTTGCAGTTTTAAGCTACGCTTCATTTCCCCCATGAATTTGGATCTTTCCAACTGGGATAACGTGAAGAATATCGCATACTAGTGAACAGAACGCTTTCATTGGACAACCGAAAACACCATGCAATGAGCTCCCCGGCCATTCAATAAGTCTAGTCACTCGATCCCACTGTCTTCAGCTAACATTAgcttagctatctagctaacgttagaatACAGACGTCGAACATTTTGGTTGTGCGCAAATATTTACCAGGTAGCTATGACATCCTCCATGGTAGTCCCTGTTATTGATGTGCAGAATGATAATTTCAAAGAACTGTGGCCTGCTATGGTCCTTGCAATCAAGACGGCCTCCTTCATTGCACTGGATACGGTAAGTTACAGCGAGTTTAGTCGAAAAAAATAGCTAGCTACGTACATGGTCTTCTATATGTAATTATATGGGCCCAACAACCGTTATGTAGGTCTGTTGACACTAATAATGTAATTCTGTCTGCATGTTTTGTTTCAGGAATTGAGTGGCCTTGGAAATAGAAAAGCTTTGCTGGCAGAGTGAGTATGGCTGTTTTATTAATTTAAATTTAATCTGGATTTCTCATTATGTATTGTACTTTCACGATGGTATCTCAATCAAGTGATGCATTGGATCTATCTCTGTTTTTATTTTAAGATGCATAGAGGACCGTTACAAAGCCATATGCAATGCAGCTCGCACACGCTCCATTCTCTCCCTTGGGTTTGCTTGTTATAAGAAACTTGAAAACAAGGTAAAGGTCTCCTTTGCACATTGACATTCAGAAAGCTAAATGTACAGTTTGACATTAATTGATGTCTTATCTCTCTCCAGGATGATGATGATACGTACCTTGTGCAGGTGTACAACCTGACATTGCTCTGCAGTGAGGAGTACGTAATTGAACCACAGTCCGTGCAGTTCCTGGTGCAACATGGATTTGACTTCAACAAACAATATGCTGAAGGTGTCCCTTATCTCAGGGGCAATGACAGGGTGAGATCAAGATCTTGTTGTTAATCGCTCAGATCCACAGAGACAAATGCACACGTTTAAACGATACTAGGCCACAGCATTTATTTTGTGGACTATTCCTAATTGTTACCTTCAAGTGGTGAAGTGATCCAGTGTTCTATTCCTTTCTTGTATCCAGAGAGTGGATGCCCATGGAATGAACATGAGGATGCTGTTTGTGGAACTCCTACGGGCTCGCAAGCCTTTGGTGCTGCATAATGGCTTGATTGACATGGTGTTCCTTTATCAGTGCTTCTATGCCCAACTGCCAGATAAACTAGGCACGTTCACTGCTGACTTGTCCCAGATGTTCCCTGCTGGGATCTATGACACCAAGTACGCTACAGAGTATGAGCTGCGCTTTGCTGCCTCTTACCTCGAGTATGCCTACAAGAAGTGGTTAGTATAGTAAATACTCATATATTCCGGGCTCAATTCAATCACATCCGCATAGCGATTGTTTTGACATGTCGGAAGTGAAAATGCGTTGGAGCACAcaaatccacaagtggctcccGGCATAATACCTAAAGCGGACACTGCAATTGGCTGCACGTAGTCGCATTAACAAAAAtccccatgcagccttgtttacaagtttgaATGCTGGAACTTGATATGTAATATACACCTagattaggctgatagaaatctGTATTATTTACTGATTTTTCAATTAGATTgtaattatttctatatagcctatacTTTCCCATGCTGAACTTCTAACGGGAGTAGGCCGGGTGTGGCTTTGAGACAATGGctgcaagagcagctgctcactgaTTTTGACTGAGCCAATGCAGTTCCACCTCTGACAACGTCAAAACATCCGCTATGCAGGTGTCTGCTATTGCCAGTTAACGCTTGATCTGATAGACTAAGGCCTAAATTCAATCTGACCGTAAAGCTGTGGTAGTATATCAGTGCTGTTTGCCACAACATTTTGAtaagtacagtgcattctgaaagtattcccgaccccttgacttcttccacattttgttacgttacagccttattctagaatggattaaattaaatgttttcctgatcaatctacacataatatcccataatgacaaagtgaaaacaggtttttagaaatgtttgcaactgTATTAAGAACAGATATCTTATTTCCATAAacattcagatcctttgctatgaaatttgaaattgagctcgtgtgtttccattgattattctTGAcacgtttctacaacttggagtctaccttttggtaaattcagttgattggacatgatatggaaaggcacacacccgactatataaggttccactgtaaggtctacactgctTGTATTTAGTACATGtgacaaaatttgatttgacagtgcatgtcagagcaaaaccaagccatgatgtcaaaggaattgtccatagagctcagacacaggattgtgtcgaggcacagatctgaggaagggtaacaaaacatttctgcagcattgaaggtccccaagaacacagtggcctccatcattcttaaatggaataagtttggaaactcccaagactcttcctagagctggccgcccagccaaactgagcaatcggggagaagggccttgttctgAGGGGTCGACCATGAACCCGATTGCCACTCTGacggagctctagagttcctctgtggagatgggaaaaccttccagaaggacaaccatttctacagcactcaaccaatcaggcctttaaggttgactggccagacggaagccactccttaaaaaggcacatgacagcccgcttagtttgcaaaaaggcacctgaccatgagaaacaagattctctggtctgatgaaaccaagattgaactctggcctgaatgacaagcgtcacgtctggaggaaccaggcaccatccctatggtgaagcatggtggtggcagcatcatgctgtgggaatgtttttcagtggcagggactgggagactagtcaggatcatgGGTAAAATGAAgagtaacctaacaaaatgtggaaaaggtcaaggggtctgaatactttcccaatgcactatATATGTGCCACATTTCAAGAGGTAGTTTAAGTTATTTGTGGTCATTTTTTTCACAGCAAACTGGACAACAGCAAGTCGATTGAGGCTGGTGGTGGTGGACGCCATCTGTTCCTGGAGTTCTGCAAATACTCAGTGCCCCTGAGCAACTATGTGGACTATAGGCCCTGTCTAGCTGGGTTTAGCCCAGATGGACTTCTCAATGTCTGCCAGCGCTTCTCTGTAAGTAGTAGTACATCACTTCTCATAAACCAGGTTCTGTTTTAAAGGATCCCTAAAATGTCTGTGCCAGGATAATCAGCACTGGGGTATTTAATATACCATTTTCATAATGGTAATGCAGTAATCACTACCATGTTTACCACTTAGcttgtattttctgtatttgcCAGGCTTATGGTTGGTGCCCCAATGGGTCACAGTGTCCCTTGTCACATGACACTGACCTCATCATCCAGCACGATGAAaaggaaaagaaaaagaaacggaagaggaaaagaaagaaCTCTTCTCAAGGGAAAGTTGAAGGTGCCCCCAAGAGCAAGGAGCCCCATATGGAGCTAAAGCAGGACCAGGTGATCCCTGACAAAGACACCAAACCTCCCCCTCTCACAGAGCTGGTAGATGGGGCACAGATGCCAGAGACCGATGAGAAGATGAAGACTAAGGTGGAGGAAGGCAACGGAGTCAGAGAGCCACAGGCTGTGTCTGCAGATGAGGAAATGAAGACAGACAAAGAGGTGGAAAGAAATGGAGTGTCAGAGCCACAGCCTCTGGCCACACCAGATGCAGAGAAGAAAGAAGAGTCCAAGAGGAAGAAGCTGGAGGGAGGTACCCACCGGGCAGGGTTTGACGCATTCATGACGGGCTACATTTTCTCCTATGCTGCCACTTTGACAGAGAGAGTAGGTAAGCCACCGAGCTCAGAGTCCTGGCTCCCAGAGTGCCTGAACAAGGTTTACCTCAGTGGCAAGTCTGTCCCGATGCATATCGTCAAGAGCACATTCTCCAAGTCCTTCAAGGCTCACTTGCACAAGATGGATGTCGTGTGGGGGAAGGGTGTGGTTAGCAAAGTAGAGGGAACGGTATAAAGATTAAATGGAACCAAACCTATTCCTGGTTTATAATAAAGCCTTTTTAGTTAAAGTACTTCGCTGTACATTTTAGTTTAATTTCATGCAGTATTGTTTCAATAAAGGCTTTTCCTTGGTTATGACAGACATGGTGATTTGTGTCCTGAAAACCACTTGATTTGAGATTAGGCAGGAAAGCCCTTATTTCTAACGATGAGTAAAGTGTATGACTACCTTTTATAGGGTCACCAAAAGAAGCAAAATATAAACATTTATTTAAGCGATTGGGAACATGTTCCTTAAACAAAGTAAAACTCAAACCAGATTTGGATTAAAACAAGCGTTCTGCTAATACATGTtcataaatcagccaagactggAGGGGAATAACAACAAAATAAAGAATTTGAACAATCACAACATTGCATCCAGACAAACTGCATACAAAGCAGTAAGATGTCAAATTGATCTTTTTTATAAATATCAAAATAGATCCTCTATGCAAAACAATCCTGACACAGTTTACATTTATTGCATAGAAATGTAGTGATAAACGAGATTAACATTGTTCTTTTCAAGTGCAATTTCCTATTAAAGTAGTTACTGACTAGAGTATTTCAGTATATCAAAACAGGTGCCAAGGGAGTCATGAACCAAAGCACGAGTGAGTGAGCCATCCACACCAACTAGTGCTGTTTGCACAGCTTATACCCAACGGAGCTGCTGACCAAAAATAGGACCCACTGGCAAAAGTGTGGTGAATCACACATTCAAGCCACACTCAACACATTCCTCTATACATAGAGCTATAAAGTGATACTTTGGTAGATTCTGAACCAGTTTCTCTCTAACCAGTCATCTGAAAAACAATCCTTAAAAATGTGCACACCAACATATAGGCCTAccaaacatttcaaaatgttaAAGGTACGTACAAACGATCACATTTCCAGTGCTCGTGTACATTTAAACTTGTTTTACTGGTAAGTTTACTGTTTAAATGCTCTGTAATGTACATTTTTATTAGTCTCCACAAGAGACCTCAGTAGTCTGGTAAACCACTCATTAACTAGCCCTTTAATAAAAACGGTAAGGATCTATTCCCTACACCTTAGCTTGGACTCGTTCATCTGAAACGCACAATCGTCCAGAACAAAAATACTACCAGTCACAATGAATCTTAAGGCAGGGATCTCAATGTTGGGAAGGCAGTGAGTATGCCGTTTTTCATTCAGACCACAACCCTTTCTCCATGTTAAGAGTGTTAGATTTGTTACTTTCATaggtatagttgaagtcggaagtttacatacactttagttggcgtcattaaaacttgtttttcaaccactccacaaatttcttgttaacaaactatagttttggcaagtcggttaggacatctactttgtgcatgacaagtaatatttccaacaattgtttacagacagattatttcactgtatcacaattccagtgggtcagaagtttacatacactaagatgactgtgcctttaaacagcttggaaaattccagaaaatgatggcatggcgttagaagcttctgatagcctaattgacaacatttgagttaattggaagtgtacctgtggatgtattccaaggccttacttcaaactcagtgcctctttgcttgaaatcattggaaaatcaaaagaaatcagccaagacctcagaaaataaatggtagacctccacaagtcttgttcatccttggagcaatttccaaacgcctgaaggtaccacgttcatctgtacaaacaatagtacgcaagtataaacaccatgggaccacgcagctgtcataccgctcaggaaggagacgcgttctgtctcctagagatgaacgtactttgatgcgaaatgtgaaaatcaatcccagaacaacagcaaaggaccttgtgaagatgctggaggaaacaggtacaaaagtatctatatccacagtaaaacaagtcctatatcgacataacctgaaaggccgctcagcaaggaagaagccactgctcccaaaccgccataaaaaagccagactacggtttgcaactgtacatggggacaaatatcatactatttggagaaatgtcctctggtctgatgaaacaaaatagaactgttgggccataatgaccattataatgtttggaggaaaaagggggatgcttgcaagccgaagaacaccatcccaaccgtgaagcactggggtggcagcatcatgttgtgggggagctttgctaCGGGAGAGCCTGGTGcactcacaaaatagatggcatcatgaggacagaaaattatgtggatatattgaagtaacatctcaagacatcagtcaggaagttaaagcttggtcgcaaatgggtcttccaaatggacaatgaccccaagcatacttccaaagttgtggcaaaatggcttaaggacaacaaagtcaaggtattgacgtggccatcaaaaagccctgacctcaatcccatagaaaacttgtgggcagaactgaaaaggcgtgcgcgagcaaggaggcctacaaccttactcagttacaccagctctgtcaggaggaatgggccaaaattcacccaacgtattgttggaagcttgtggaaggctatccaaaacatttgacccaagttaaacaatttaaaggccatgctgccaaatactaattgagtgtatgtaaacttctgactaactgggaatgtgatgaaagaaataaaagctgaaataaatcattatctgcttttaatctgacatttcacattcttaaaataaagtggtgatcctaactcacctaaaacagggaattcttacaaggattaaatgtcaggaattgtgaaagactgagtttaaatgtatttggctaaggtgtatgtaaacttccgacttcaactgtacatgtacttCCATGCATTTCCCTATGGGGCAGAATATAATCACAATAAAACATCAAGGAGTAGGCAGTGATTTAAAACCAGCATACACACAAATAACATCAAGGAATTAGAAGAACCCTGGTTTAGGGACAACTTTAAGAAAGAAAATAAGCACTTTTCAGtatattaaataaaaacaatcttGAAAAAAATAATCTATCTGCAAAGCATCGATAAAGATGATCTGAGGGTCTCTCTGAAGAGTGTCTCTCTCAAAGCGCCTTTTCTCCATGACCTGTTTAGTCCTAGATGTCACACTTAAGATGGCAGTTCTGTGGAGGCGTGTATGGCCGTACATGGCACCAGTACGATGGGACTCAGATGGCCTCCGTTTGTGGCTGGGCTGAGGGTGACAGTGGAACAGGAGGTCTGTTGCTGCATGCCCTCCTGGTCCTCAGCCTCCATCTCCTCACACATAGACACCACGCCTCTACTGTCCTCCACTGGTCCTCCATTCTGGGCCTGCATGGGGTAGAAGTGTTTGTCCTTGTCCTCCACTGGGCTCCCTTGGCTGCTAGAGCAGTCCATAGCCTCTGCACTGTCACTGGGCATGGGAGAAGGAAGCCAGCTCTCATctactctgttctcctcctctttctttacCTTTTCTTGACCTCCATGGTACAGCGGGATCTCTATCACAGCATATTTCCTGGCCCAGGCGCTGAGCACCTTCTGCCTGACCTCTTGGCCCAGCTGGGCCGGGTCACACTTGTAGACAGTGGCAGAGATGGGACAGGAGGTCGGGGGGCAGGAGCCATCTGAGAGGGCCAGCTggggggaggcaggcagagagcggCACTGCCTGCCGGTGAACCAGGTCTCCTGCCACATGCCTGGGTGGACAGGGGCTCCAGAGTGGGTCTGGGTCCCAGAGGAAAACACGCTGTCCTGGAGAGAGTGCAAGTCGAACATCAGGGAGAACACGGACTTGCTTGGCACGTCAAAGAACTTGATCTTGCCTCCACACAGGTCCTCACGGGCATTGAAGGGGTTGATCTTGCGGGCCCCTGGCACAGCCCTGGGGCCTGGGTTGTAGTAAGGGTCATGGACATTGACCTTCCTGCCTGGCTTGCGGGAGAAGATGTCTGACTGACTGCGGGAGAGCCAGATGTTGCGACGAGGACGTGGTGATTTGGGAGGGATCTTGTCGTCCTGCAGACCCAACGAGTTTAACCTCTTAATCCCCTGGACCTTTTCACctggacctggagagagagggagagagaagcaacAGTCAAACAGCTCTTCCTCACAACACATGGGATTGTTATGAAGTGTAAGTTCCCAATGTAACCACCAGGGGGCAATATAAGCCAAGAACAACAGTACAGGCAAGAGAAACAAACAAGGCACAGTCAAATTTTTACATTGAAGTAAATTGcataggtggaaacattatgggaaatatatgcaaattgttTAGAAGATATAATGTAGAAATACTAAATTGGACTGGGAAGCCGAAGGTAGACAAACAGTGAAGAGGGAGGGACTGGCCGAGGAAGGAAAACTAGCTAAACAAAAGCAAAGTCCAGAACCGGTACTCCCATGAACCAAATTAGAAATGAAATAGAATCTGAGAAAAGACAAATGATTTCCAACATACTCTCTGTGTACATGGTGGTTCCCACTTAGCAACATTACTATAGCTTATTCTTTGTTTCACAAAATCGGTTGTTTGAAATGTACGTCATGTTAAATTGTAGTAAGGCAACTTGAACCTGCAAGCAAATACTGTCATAACAGTAGAGGAAAGGGCTGGGGAAAGTAAATGACTCTTTGGGACAGAGCTGGGAGGGAAAGGACAGCCCTGGCTTGCCACTGGACCTATTTAGAGTAGACCTGAGGTACATccaaaatggcagcctattccctatatagtgtgatccctggtcaaaagtagtacactataaagggaaagggtgtaatttgggaggCAACCCTAGGGGATACGCAACAGGCAGATTACAATGTGGAGCAGCTACTGGCAGCCTCACTGCTGCTTGGTTTACAGCTTCTTCCTGGTTCCAAGAAACTATTTGTCTGCACTGTGCAGTCTTGACACTGTGCAAGAAACTGGGTGTCAAGTGGTGCAGGACTGTAGGCGAACACATGGCAGTCAGGGGGAGTTGCCACTATGAAAACCAATAATGTCAGGCGAAGTTTTAATGTCTGTACAAGTGCATCTGCAACACTAGATCACAGACTTGGAGATTCAAAATCATGTGTAGTGGACATTGAAGGTAAAGTGGTAACTGAGGGGCATCTTTACACTGTTGTAACTGTTTTAGGGAGTTCATCTGGTGGTGATGTTTGTGGTTTTGATAATGTTAATGTTATGCTATCCTCATAAAATTCAACTCAAGAATGAATAAAACAGTCCCACTGCCTTGGCAGTCAGTCTTCTGAAGGGGCTTTAGATATGAGGTGATTGAGACATCACCTTTGGGGATGGTCTTCTTGTCATTTTCCCCACTGAGGGGGATCCTCTCTCGTCCAGACTCCTCTGCCTTCAACCGACACAGGATCTCCTCCAGCCTCTTGACGAGCTCCGGGAACGAGGGCCGCAGCTTGGGGTCCAtctggagagaggggatagactAGCCAGGTCAAACAAGATAAGGGGGTACTACTAAATCAGATTATGTTACTAGTTTCTTTTCCATACAATCAAATACACATTTTGGAAGCAGTCGTGTGTTTTGGAATAATTAAGAGATTGAGGGCAGACTCACGTTGCAGCAGTTGAAGGCCAGCTGTAGGAAGTCATGAGGACAGTCTCCTACCATGTGCTGGAAGGCATGATAATCCAGGCCAAAGTTCtatcagggagggagaggagagagggtgtaggGGGAAGAGGTCAGACAGGAAATCCATACTTTGGGATGTTATCCATGTTCATCTATTTTTGGCATCTAACCCAACATATTGAAAGACCTGTGCTCTTCTAAACCACCCCCGGTGACAACATCATGTCAACTAGACCAGACATGAGTGTAATGAGTGTTTGTCTTATGTAATGTCAGGATGTATCAAGGcgatagaggacagaggaaacGGAACAATCCTCACTTCAGTGCGAGGAAGGTAATCGGGGTCGGCCTGTATTCGGGCAATGAT
This window contains:
- the LOC112226933 gene encoding THAP domain-containing protein 1 encodes the protein MGGCSAPNCSNSTTIGKQLFRFPKEPIRKKKWLVNCRRNFLPTPHSRLCQDHFELSQFEEIARSPAGGKKLKPNAVPTLFNVRDPPFPVTPQIVLPLKPEPVERDLNVGDHGYARRKTTLGMEEDDADELHKAEERPCIHCQHYRTLLEQEMQHTARLQKEVEEMKKRMFRLDRIERGLQTFLYEDQIRALTLTKRSRRAVWSHETVLKARKIRCAVGGKGYEFLRELGYPLPSYRTLCNRLDNKIMVTTAMGCDELAELGLGIISTCDSPEGDGDNDEAFIGVIS
- the LOC112226932 gene encoding target of EGR1 protein 1 codes for the protein MTSSMVVPVIDVQNDNFKELWPAMVLAIKTASFIALDTELSGLGNRKALLAECIEDRYKAICNAARTRSILSLGFACYKKLENKDDDDTYLVQVYNLTLLCSEEYVIEPQSVQFLVQHGFDFNKQYAEGVPYLRGNDRRVDAHGMNMRMLFVELLRARKPLVLHNGLIDMVFLYQCFYAQLPDKLGTFTADLSQMFPAGIYDTKYATEYELRFAASYLEYAYKKCKLDNSKSIEAGGGGRHLFLEFCKYSVPLSNYVDYRPCLAGFSPDGLLNVCQRFSAYGWCPNGSQCPLSHDTDLIIQHDEKEKKKKRKRKRKNSSQGKVEGAPKSKEPHMELKQDQVIPDKDTKPPPLTELVDGAQMPETDEKMKTKVEEGNGVREPQAVSADEEMKTDKEVERNGVSEPQPLATPDAEKKEESKRKKLEGGTHRAGFDAFMTGYIFSYAATLTERVGKPPSSESWLPECLNKVYLSGKSVPMHIVKSTFSKSFKAHLHKMDVVWGKGVVSKVEGTV
- the LOC112226935 gene encoding dual specificity testis-specific protein kinase 2, whose amino-acid sequence is MMDRNKRNSIAGFPSMRPDRLDDLDGGGGGEWAPSQVGRVCPSSYRALISAFSCLTRLDDFICEWIGSGFFSEVYRVRHRVSGQVMALKMNKLSSNRANMLREVQLMNRLSHPNILRFMGVCVQEGQLHALTEYINGGNLEQLLDSNKPLSWAARLKLACEIANGLGYLHSKGIFHRDLTSKNCLIKSEENVYTAVVGDFGLAEKIPNQDGEGEKLAVVGSPFWMAPEVLRDEPYNEKADVFSYGIVLCEIIARIQADPDYLPRTENFGLDYHAFQHMVGDCPHDFLQLAFNCCNMDPKLRPSFPELVKRLEEILCRLKAEESGRERIPLSGENDKKTIPKGPGEKVQGIKRLNSLGLQDDKIPPKSPRPRRNIWLSRSQSDIFSRKPGRKVNVHDPYYNPGPRAVPGARKINPFNAREDLCGGKIKFFDVPSKSVFSLMFDLHSLQDSVFSSGTQTHSGAPVHPGMWQETWFTGRQCRSLPASPQLALSDGSCPPTSCPISATVYKCDPAQLGQEVRQKVLSAWARKYAVIEIPLYHGGQEKVKKEEENRVDESWLPSPMPSDSAEAMDCSSSQGSPVEDKDKHFYPMQAQNGGPVEDSRGVVSMCEEMEAEDQEGMQQQTSCSTVTLSPATNGGHLSPIVLVPCTAIHASTELPS